A DNA window from Lachancea thermotolerans CBS 6340 chromosome G complete sequence contains the following coding sequences:
- the SNN1 gene encoding Snn1p (similar to uniprot|P48232 Saccharomyces cerevisiae YNL086W Hypothetical ORF), whose product MEPQEVAAAAGVHPIELCVYSILSNNLDGIYQSVNDLRESQALLVVRLKQIRNLLKEEQEYYNEEEGLGVERERLEELELRVEKLTQKYKKLLADCV is encoded by the coding sequence ATGGAGCCCCAGGAAGTTGCTGCAGCAGCCGGTGTGCATCCTATAGAGCTATGCGTTTATTCGATTCTCTCCAACAATTTAGATGGAATATATCAATCGGTTAATGATTTAAGGGAATCTCAAGCTTTACTTGTAGTTCGGCTAAAGCAGATTCGCAACTTGCTGAAAGAGGAGCAAGAGTACTacaacgaagaagagggaTTGGGAGTGGAACGCGAACGCCTTGAAGAATTGGAGTTGCGCGTTGAGAAGCTAACACAGAAATataaaaagcttttggcggATTGTGTATAA
- the OST3 gene encoding dolichyl-diphosphooligosaccharide--protein glycotransferase OST3 (weakly similar to uniprot|P48439 Saccharomyces cerevisiae YOR085W OST3 Gamma subunit of the oligosaccharyltransferase complex of the ER lumen which catalyzes asparagine-linked glycosylation of newly synthesized proteins Ost3p is important for N-glycosylation of a subset of proteins), with amino-acid sequence MRFTQLAVFFAAFFLPFISAISNEKLSKEASRYKGIIQLTNNNFKRILDSKREAYIVVLLTATNAQVGCTLCMELDPEFSMMADSWYKDHPEGLSESGTGMFFARADFDPKKNSDVFMHFKVNNVPRLLFLTPQGDPSSFSQINLPGEGGMTRVLAIVNTLRDATGISDFKIYQPINWGSVFVTAFATAAVTLLVKKYKPVAAKLITSKYVWGLATVFVIILWNAGYMFNSIRGSQFAGMTQDGSAVIYFMEGQQQNQFGIETQIVGVIYGVLASCVAGLVLFVPYAKQFYATDKSGRPTLSKACFVEFSLTLSFLVTLYLVYGALTGVFKLKSPGYPFKLIKFPFH; translated from the coding sequence ATGAGGTTCACTCAGCTTGCAGTATTTTTTGCAGCATTCTTCCTGCCGTTCATTTCAGCAATTTCTAATGAGAAGCTTTCTAAGGAAGCGTCAAGGTATAAAGGTATTATCCAGCTGaccaacaacaacttcaagcggATTCTGGATAGCAAGCGCGAGGCCTATATAGTTGTGCTGCTCACTGCGACCAACGCTCAGGTCGGATGTACGCTATGCATGGAACTGGACCCCGAATTCAGCATGATGGCTGATTCCTGGTACAAAGATCACCCCGAGGGTTTGTCGGAAAGCGGGACTGGAATGTTCTTTGCGAGAGCTGACTTCGACCCCAAGAAGAACAGTGATGTCTTCATGCACTTCAAAGTGAACAATGTGCCTAGACTCCTATTCCTGACTCCCCAGGGAGACCCCAGCTCTTTCAGTCAGATCAATTTGCCTGGTGAAGGAGGTATGACCAGAGTGCTCGCCATTGTGAACACCTTGCGCGACGCGACCGGGATTTCGGACTTCAAGATCTACCAGCCAATCAACTGGGGGTCAGTTTTCGTCACCGCGTTCGCTACAGCTGCTGTGACCTTACTAGTTAAAAAGTACAAACCTGTGGCCGCTAAATTAATTACCTCCAAATACGTCTGGGGCTTGGCCACTGTCTTTGTCATCATTCTGTGGAATGCTGGTTATATGTTCAACTCAATCAGAGGTAGTCAGTTTGCCGGTATGACACAGGACGGCTCGGCTGTCATCTATTTCATGGAGGGGCAACAGCAGAATCAGTTTGGTATCGAGACCCAGATAGTGGGAGTCATTTACGGCGTTCTCGCGTCTTGCGTAGCAGGCCTTGTGTTGTTTGTCCCTTACGCCAAGCAGTTTTATGCGACCGATAAATCGGGCAGACCTACGCTCTCGAAAGCCTGCTTTGTGGAGTTTTCTTTAACGCTATCGTTCTTGGTCACTCTCTATTTGGTTTATGGCGCCCTAACCGGTGTCTTCAAATTAAAAAGCCCAGGATACCCATTTaagctcatcaagttcCCATTCCACTAG
- the MKT1 gene encoding Mkt1p (similar to uniprot|P40850 Saccharomyces cerevisiae YNL085W MKT1 Protein involved in propagation of M2 dsRNA satellite of L-A virus forms a complex with Pbp1p that is involved in posttranscriptional regulation of HO endonuclease), which yields MPVKSLESFLFERGLVGTYPIESLKNATLGIDVDHYVSRLLTSKREQYLDAIGGFPTSLKLYLESDLQVFREFDITPIFVFSGSPVANQLEANGHYAAAAPEAAAAAINASNSGPMSSSATSTTRTAKEAILAQRHKGWTQWNNMHANNQSSYIDQPVPPSEPFKYSIPLDTKRFQSDLIDYFISLDIRFQVAPYSSWFQLTYLLQNEYIDAIYGPTELLMLKSVEKFILGMEFPNKEYRFVDRARVLSEINCSPEEFVDICMTVGNDLQPYTLSPLRMYPVQQLFEVALEMVLTSGTDFYAYQLMNPIKSESIQSVARYQKGISALKFMPVLKENGKVELYSPAERGEDRMTYSAGSPYSPASSTGSLESIPNDVHDVVAQRLPHEYYFYQSIGLVSGKLMDAITTGVYPDEPPLDGGSSESYRKLVKNSVELFKNKEINLLTQPINRYYQIKPIKHVKWFAPDDAVTLANRVTPPIFDRINHLIVKISQPEREFSLAQFLTMVNESGDLTKSFVSDKVLFPNSVPLNEKLATPFDVLATAFIRFLSLLGFFDFDSSQKTLKVTPWGRILLDMTKTGVDSESIEPVFVLLMFLKTGVLSLREETVPATPSALSKATLRSYSKESSYILVLTRILSIFRLQQKPSNYHGPIDRKTLVFRDHLDYVKENLNDLFEVTLVSSLAAGEFDRLSLDNTGWQKKIVAAMPFKLSTPSTVMAMIWQFYLQKFLHNGNSKSDALNLIASTFNTSKVVPNLDEELKRSLDFARQFGQVLGALSKANLCEKQDYELVVEAVEFAEKAFADERV from the coding sequence ATGCCTGTCAAGTCCTTAGAGTCCTTCCTTTTCGAAAGGGGTTTGGTGGGAACGTACCCGATAGAGTCCCTCAAAAATGCAACTTTAGGGATTGATGTGGACCACTACGTGTCGCGACTCTTGACCTCGAAGCGGGAGCAGTACTTGGACGCGATTGGAGGGTTTCCAAccagcttgaagctgtaTCTCGAGTCTGATTTACAAGTATTCCGGGAGTTCGATATTACGCcgatttttgttttcagtgGCTCTCCTGTTGCCAACCAATTGGAAGCAAATGGACATTacgcagcagcagctcccGAAgcggccgctgccgccATCAATGCTTCCAATTCCGGCCCCATGAGCTCATCTGCCACCTCTACAACCAGGACTGCCAAGGAGGCTATTCTGGCTCAGAGGCACAAGGGATGGACGCAATGGAACAACATGCATGCAAACAACCAAAGTTCCTACATCGACCAACCCGTTCCGCCATCGGAGCCTTTCAAGTATAGTATTCCTCTCGATACTAAGCGGTTTCAAAGCGATCTAATTGACTACTTCATTTCACTTGACATCCGCTTCCAGGTGGCTCCTTACTCCTCATGGTTTCAATTGACTTATCTTTTACAAAACGAATACATTGATGCGATCTATGGTCCTACTGAACTCCTAATGCTGAAGTCTGTTGAGAAGTTCATTTTAGGTATGGAATTCCCCAACAAGGAATATCGTTTCGTAGACCGGGCCCGTGTCTTGTCGGAGATCAATTGCTCTCCAGAAGAATTCGTCGACATTTGTATGACTGTTGGGAATGACCTGCAGCCTTATACGCTGTCGCCCCTCCGAATGTACCCTGTCCagcaactttttgaagtcgcGCTGGAGATGGTGCTTACCAGCGGCACGGACTTTTATGCGTATCAGCTGATGAATCCAATCAAGAGTGAAAGTATACAGTCTGTCGCGCGCTACCAAAAGGGCATTTCTGCTTTAAAGTTCATGCCCGTGTTGAAGGAAAACGGGAAAGTCGAGCTGTACTCCCCAGCTGAGCGAGGAGAAGACCGGATGACATATTCCGCAGGGTCCCCATACTCACCAGCTTCCTCCACGGGTTCATTGGAAAGTATTCCTAATGATGTTCATGATGTTGTTGCACAAAGGCTTCCACATGAATACTACTTCTACCAGTCTATCGGTCTGGTAAGTGGAAAGTTGATGGATGCTATCACCACCGGCGTCTATCCTGACGAGCCTCCTTTGGATGGCGGGTCTTCCGAATCTTACAGAAAGCTAGTGAAAAACTCAGTGGAACTGTTTAAAAACAAGGAGATTAACCTTCTAACCCAACCTATAAACCGTTACTATCAAATCAAACCCATAAAACATGTCAAGTGGTTCGCCCCAGATGACGCAGTCACTCTTGCAAATAGAGTAACACCTCCGATTTTTGATAGAATTAACCATCTGATTGTCAAGATTAGCCAGCCTGAACGTGAGTTTTCGCTTGCACAGTTCCTTACAATGGTTAATGAATCCGGTGATTTAACAAAGTCCTTTGTTTCGGACAAAGTTTTGTTTCCAAATTCTGTTCCTCTCAACGAGAAACTCGCTACTCCTTTCGATGTCCTAGCTACCGCATTCATTCGGTTTCTGTCTCTCTTGGgattttttgattttgattcATCCCAGAAAACTCTGAAAGTGACTCCATGGGGTCGCATTCTACTTGACATGACTAAAACAGGAGTGGATTCTGAATCTATCGAACCGGTATTCGTCTTGCttatgtttttgaagactggCGTCTTGTCACTGAGAGAGGAAACTGTGCCAGCCACTCCTTCTGCTCTGTCAAAAGCTACACTGCGCTCATACTCTAAAGAGTCATCTTACATCCTAGTATTAACACGGATTCTCAGCATTTTCCGCCTACAGCAGAAGCCATCAAATTACCACGGCCCTATAGATAGAAAGACATTGGTGTTCAGAGACCACCTCGACTacgtcaaagaaaatttGAACGACCTTTTCGAAGTCACTTTGGTGTCTTCATTGGCCGCGGGAGAGTTTGATAGGCTGTCACTGGACAACACAGGATGGCAGAAAAAGATTGTGGCTGCCATGCCCTTCAAGCTATCTACTCCTAGTACGGTTATGGCTATGATTTGGCAGTTTTACttacaaaagtttttgCATAACGGTAATTCTAAATCTGATGCTTTGAACTTAATAGCGTCTACCTTCAACACCAGCAAAGTCGTCCCCAACCTGGACGAGGAGCTAAAGAGGTCGTTGGATTTTGCTCGTCAATTCGGGCAGGTCCTAGGGGCGCTTTCAAAGGCCAATCTCTGCGAAAAGCAGGACTATGAACTCGTCGTAGAAGCTGTGGAgtttgctgaaaaagctttcgcGGATGAGCGTGTATAG
- the CCT2 gene encoding chaperonin-containing T-complex subunit CCT2 (highly similar to uniprot|P39076 Saccharomyces cerevisiae YIL142W CCT2 Subunit beta of the cytosolic chaperonin Cct ring complex related to Tcp1p required for the assembly of actin and tubulins in vivo): MQSVQIFGDQVTEERAENARMSAFVGAIAVGDLVKTTLGPKGMDKLLQSASSDACMVTNDGATILKSIPLDNPAAKVLVNISKVQDDEVGDGTTSVTVLSAELLREAEKLVEQGRIHPQTIIEGFRIASAAALGALEKTAVDHSKNKESFYQDLVSIAKTTLSSKILSQDKDHFSKLAADSIMRLGGSTNLEHIQVLKIIGGRLSDSFLDEGFILPKRFGNNQPKRVENAKILIANTSLDTDKVKIFGAKFKVDSTSKLAQLEKAEKTKMKNKIDKISKFGINTFINRQLIYDYPEQLFTDLHINSIEHADFEGVERLALVTGGEVVSTFDSPEKCKLGRCDLIEEVIIGEDTFTKFSGCQAGEACTIVLRGATEQVLDEAERSLHDALSVLSQTTKETRTVLGGGCAEMIMSKAVDTAAQNVSGKKSLAVEAFARALRQLPTILADNAGFDSSELVAKLRSSIYNGMTTSGLNLNDGSIADMRELGIVESYKLKRAVVSSASEAAEVLLRVDNIIRAKPRTANRQHM; the protein is encoded by the coding sequence ATGCAGAGTGTTCAGATATTTGGTGACCAGGTTACGGAAGAAAGAGCCGAGAATGCACGTATGTCTGCTTTCGTTGGCGCGATTGCCGTGGGCGACCTCGTGAAGACAACTTTGGGCCCCAAGGGCATGGAtaagctgcttcaaagcgCTAGCAGCGACGCCTGCATGGTGACGAACGATGGCGCTACGATCCTGAAATCCATCCCACTAGACAACCCAGCTGCAAAGGTTCTTGTGAACATCAGTAAGGTCCAGGATGATGAAGTCGGAGACGGCACTACTAGTGTGACAGTTCTGAGCGCAGAGCTCTTAAGAGAGGCTGAGAAGCTGGTCGAGCAGGGGAGAATCCATCCACAAACTATCATTGAGGGGTTTAGAATAGCTTCCGCTGCTGCATTGGGCGCCCTTGAAAAGACAGCGGTGGACCATTCTAAAAACAAGGAAAGCTTTTACCAGGATTTGGTTTCCATCGCCAAGACAACTCTGTCATCCAAGATTCTGTCCCAAGACAAAGACCATTTTTCTAAGCTCGCTGCGGACTCTATCATGAGGCTGGGTGGATCCACGAATTTGGAGCACATTCAAGTCTTGAAGATCATCGGTGGTAGACTATCGGATTCTTTCTTAGATGAGGGCTTCATTCTTCCAAAGAGATTCGGGAATAACCAGCCTAAGCGTGTCGAAAACGCAAAGATATTAATTGCCAACACTTCTTTGGACACCGACAAAGTCAAGATTTTCGGCGCCAAATTCAAAGTTGACTCAACATCCAAGCTAGCTCAACTCGAAAAAGCAGAGAAAACTaaaatgaagaacaagattGACAAAATCTCTAAATTTGGCATTAACACCTTTATCAACAGACAGCTAATCTACGATTACCCCGAACAGCTCTTCACAGACCTGCACATCAACTCCATTGAACATGCTGACTTCGAAGGCGTTGAAAGACTAGCACTGGTTACAGGCGGTGAGGTCGTATCTACCTTTGACAGCCCAGAAAAGTGCAAGCTCGGAAGATGTGATCttattgaagaagtcaTAATCGGCGAAGACACTTTCACAAAATTCAGTGGCTGTCAAGCCGGTGAAGCCTGTACCATCGTTTTGAGAGGTGCCACTGAACAGGTGCTCGACGAAGCTGAAAGATCTTTGCACGATGCTCTTTCTGTGTTATCTCAAACAACCAAAGAAACAAGGACGGTCCTTGGTGGTGGTTGCGCTGAGATGATAATGTCGAAAGCCGTGGACACAGCAGCTCAAAATGTCAGTGGCAAGAAATCCCTCGCTGTCGAAGCTTTTGCCCGCGCATTGAGACAGCTGCCAACAATTCTCGCCGATAACGCTGGTTTCGACAGCAGCGAGCTAGTTGCTAAGTTGAGGTCTTCAATCTATAATGGCATGACCACTTCGGGTCTGAACTTGAACGATGGAAGTATCGCCGACATGAGAGAGCTCGGAATTGTTGAGAGTTACAAGCTGAAGAGAGCTGTTGTCAGCTCTGCTTCCGAGGCTGCTGAGGTGCTGCTAAGGGTAGATAACATTATTCGCGCCAAGCCAAGGACAGCAAACAGACAGCATATGTAA
- the END3 gene encoding End3p (similar to uniprot|P39013 Saccharomyces cerevisiae YNL084C END3 EH domain-containing protein involved in endocytosis actin cytoskeletal organization and cell wall morphogenesis forms a complex with Sla1p and Pan1p): MPKLEQFEIKKYWQIFLGLKPQENKVTHDQVLPILYNSKLDSSILNKIWFLADIDDDDNLDFEEFVICMRLIFDMVNKNIDTVPDDLPDWLIPGSKAKLDAQRRKKESAEAQSAVPEASKPAPAAPAAPAAPAAPETPETPAVQQKAPELDWYISPANKELYASTYDACDTFTDGTVSYPALAGVVRSVFPNVSSSEVDRMWLLVNPQKSPSINRDPAFYLIHALKQRNDMGCELPSELPHAIKEICNQHRVSYDLNSSQADVKRSSSPTKPADYHASASVRERSSNFRSGGGAEGEVGQIKKQIADLDAQPSGTPQVVSNPSDVPSDPNTARKQFEELLRYREEQLRYSGNTHNGSINVKGIKEDLKTIAQQVGVLEQFLANKKQELQQLQSESRNLNYSGRA; encoded by the coding sequence ATGCCCAAATTGGAGCAGtttgaaatcaagaagtACTGGCAAATCTTCCTGGGGCTGAAGCCTCAGGAGAACAAAGTGACGCATGACCAGGTGCTGCCAATCCTGTATAACTCGAAGCTCGACTCCTCGATCCTCAACAAGATCTGGTTTTTGGCAGACATTGACGACGATGACAATCTAGACTTTGAGGAGTTCGTGATCTGTATGCGACTCATCTTTGACATGGTGAACAAGAACATCGACACGGTGCCGGATGATCTTCCCGACTGGCTGATCCCTGGTAGCAAGGCAAAACTGGACGCGCAGCGTCGTAAAAAAGAGTCCGCAGAGGCACAAAGCGCGGTTCCTGAGGCTTCCAAACCCgcgccagcagcgccagcagcaccagcagcaccagcagcaccagaAACACCAGAAACACCAGCGGTCCAGCAGAAAGCGCCGGAGCTCGATTGGTACATATCTCCTGCGAACAAGGAGCTGTACGCCTCAACCTATGACGCTTGCGACACCTTCACTGATGGCACCGTCTCCTACCCAGCGTTAGCTGGCGTGGTGCGGTCGGTATTCCCAAATGTGAGCTCTAGCGAAGTGGATCGCATGTGGTTGTTAGTCAACCCTCAGAAATCGCCCTCCATCAACAGAGACCCCGCGTTTTATTTGATCCATGCGCTTAAGCAAAGAAATGACATGGGCTGCGAGCTGCCAAGCGAACTACCGCAtgctatcaaagaaatctgTAACCAGCACCGCGTTTCATATGATCTGAACTCGAGCCAGGCGGACGTGAAGCGCTCTTCCTCCCCAACCAAGCCGGCCGACTACCACGCATCTGCAAGTGTTAGAGAGCGGAGCTCTAATTTCCGGTCCGGAGGAGGTGCCGAAGGTGAGGTGGGACAGATAAAGAAGCAGATCGCGGATCTCGATGCTCAACCTTCTGGGACCCCCCAGGTTGTCAGCAATCCATCGGATGTACCATCAGACCCAAACACGGCGAGAAAGCAGTTTGAGGAGCTTTTGAGGTATCGGGAGGAGCAGTTGCGCTACTCAGGAAACACGCATAATGGGTCTATCAATGTGAAAGGCATaaaagaagatttgaagactATTGCACAACAGGTCGGGGTTCTGGAGCAGTTCCTtgccaacaagaagcaagaGCTTCAGCAATTACAGTCAGAATCGCGCAACTTGAACTACTCTGGGCGTGCATAG
- the AXL2 gene encoding Axl2p (similar to uniprot|P38928 Saccharomyces cerevisiae YIL140W AXL2 Integral plasma membrane protein required for axial budding in haploid cells localizes to the incipient bud site and bud neck glycosylated by Pmt4p potential Cdc28p substrate): protein MRGAWVLLVGFVASLVRTQPYEAYAASKQLPPVAIAGEAFSFKLSNDTFKSSVDEATQIQYEAYGLPSWLEFDSANRVLSGTPAQDDLGQDSGTSYVSYTLQGIDPADNGTLNKTYQLALSDGTQPAVAPSFNLLSLLKNSGYTNGKNALKLSPGEIFNVSFDRDTFTNSSSATTFYGRSALYHAPLPSWIFFDESSLKFSGTAPVVNSEIAPESYFSFSLIASDVTGYTSSEVMFDLVVGAHQFTTSIQNTLVVNVSSSGSFNYKLPMNYVYLDDEPVSQSNISSIQLLDAPDWASVSNQSLSGTLLTGESSENLTIAIEDVYGDAVYLNFLVESTSKLFAVSSLPNVNATKDEWFQYSLLPSQFTDYDNTNVSVSFSNSSDSSSWLSFHSSNLTLMGKVPDDFTSLAVDVSAKQSSDEQKLSFKVLGVSSLKKTSSSTSAQSSKTATSSATSSASSPTATSSQTQAASPTNETQKKKSNNRTTAIACGVAIPVAVILALILFLLLWRRKKNKSGAAQDQENTPRIGNPQLGNPANNPNVIGAVSPFGDENSLDDTSTAKRLAALNGMKLDAQGGSGSEGSTIDEKAECGSLSSSSSDSYHDAAFTASTDALVPRDESDQYFDSNKHTSSVYLNSEPTNRKSWRFSAAGAAANRNTRESYNSLNTVSTAELFSTQIAGNKSLPKDPRKSSLGMRDSVFMGNLSNPARGTRDGSSSNSGSLSASNVAKSSEGLKESTLPHLKEIPHDENSFHSQITASSSDDFIPVKDGNNYTWIERINNAEVKTPERKRSLKRLVSLPNKSGVGVCDANDIQGQEPEVDASMD from the coding sequence ATGCGTGGAGCTTGGGTACTTCTTGTAGGGTTTGTGGCTAGCCTGGTGCGCACGCAGCCGTACGAGGCGTACGCGGCCAGTAAGCAGCTCCCTCCTGTTGCCATTGCCGGcgaagctttttcttttaaGCTATCGAACGACACCTTTAAGTCCAGCGTCGATGAAGCGACGCAGATACAGTACGAGGCCTACGGCCTGCCCTCTTGGCTCGAGTTTGACTCTGCGAACCGCGTTCTAAGCGGAACGCCAGCGCAGGACGACCTGGGCCAGGACTCGGGAACCAGTTACGTGAGTTATACCCTCCAGGGAATCGATCCAGCGGACAACGGGACGCTGAACAAGACATACCAGCTCGCGCTGTCAGACGGAACACAGCCTGCGGTGGCCCCGAGCTTCAACCTGTTGAgccttttgaaaaacagcGGTTACACGAACGGGAAAAACGCGCTGAAGCTATCACCAGGTGAAATATTTAACGTCTCTTTTGACAGGGACACGTTTACAAACTCCAGTTCCGCTACTACTTTCTACGGTCGCTCTGCCCTTTACCATGCCCCCCTGCCTAGCTGGATTTTTTTCGACGagagttctttgaagttcagTGGCACAGCGCCTGTCGTGAACTCAGAGATCGCGCCAGAGTCGTATTTTTCGTTCTCACTAATTGCTAGCGATGTCACCGGCTACACCAGCTCGGAAGTGATGTTTGACCTGGTAGTTGGGGCACACCAATTTACAACCTCGATCCAAAACACTCTGGTAGTCAACGTTTCGAGCTCAGGGTCATTCAATTACAAGTTGCCGATGAATTACGTCTACTTAGATGACGAGCCTGTTTCGCAATCAAATATCAGCTCAATTCAGCTTCTAGATGCGCCCGACTGGGCCTCCGTATCAAACCAATCGTTGTCAGGAACGCTGCTTACGGGCGAAAGCAGCGAAAACTTGACTATCGCTATAGAAGATGTTTACGGTGATGCGGTTTATTTGAATTTCCTAGTAGAGTCCACCAGCAAGCTCTTTGCAGTTTCGTCCTTACCTAACGTCAACGCTACTAAGGATGAATGGTTCCAATACTCCTTGCTGCCTTCACAATTCACCGACTACGACAACACAAATGTGTCCGTAAGCTTTTCTAATTCTTCGGACTCATCTTCGTGGCTTTCTTTCCATTCTTCCAACTTGACGCTCATGGGCAAGGTACCTGATGACTTTACATCCTTGGCTGTTGACGTGAGCGCTAAACAGAGTTCCGACGAGCAGAAGCTATCTTTCAAAGTCCTTGGCGTATCTTCACTGAAAAAAACGTCTTCCTCAACATCGGCGCAGTCAAGCAAAACTGCCACATCCTCTGCGACAtcttcagcatcttctCCAACAGCGACATCTTCTCAAACACAGGCGGCTTCGCCCACTAACGAAAcccagaaaaagaagagtaACAATCGCACTACAGCAATAGCATGTGGCGTGGCCATTCCTGTTGCAGTAATCTTAGCACTCATCCTATTCCTGCTACTatggagaagaaagaaaaacaagtctgGAGCGGctcaagatcaagagaATACCCCAAGAATCGGCAATCCCCAGCTGGGAAACCCTGCTAACAATCCCAATGTGATTGGTGCTGTTTCGCCCTTTGGAGACGAAAATTCTCTAGATGATACTTCCACCGCCAAAAGATTGGCAGCCTTAAACGGGATGAAGTTGGATGCCCAAGGGGGGTCGGGATCTGAAGGATCCACAATAGACGAGAAAGCAGAATGCGGGTCGTTgagctcgtcgtcctctGACTCATATCACGATGCTGCTTTCACCGCCAGCACAGACGCCTTGGTACCGCGTGATGAGAGTGATCAGTATTTCGACTCCAATAAGCACACTTCCTCCGTATACCTCAACAGTGAGCCAACAAACCGCAAGTCTTGGAGGTTTTCTGCAGCTGGTGCAGCTGCTAACAGGAATACAAGGGAGAGTTACAACTCCCTCAACACTGTCAGCACTGCTGAATTATTCAGTACTCAGATCGCGGGCAACAAAAGTCTACCTAAAGACCCAAGGAAGTCTTCTCTAGGTATGCGAGACTCAGTGTTCATGGGGAACCTTTCAAACCCAGCCCGTGGGACAAGAGACGGCTCATCATCCAACTCAGGGTCCCTGTCAGCTTCAAATGTGGCGAAGAGTAGTGAAGGTCTTAAAGAAAGCACCTTGCCtcacttgaaagaaattcCTCATGATGAGAATTCTTTTCACTCTCAGATTACTGCCAGTAGCTCTGATGATTTTATTCCTGTGAAAGATGGAAATAACTATACATGGATAGAGCGCATCAACAACGCGGAGGTTAAAACACcagagagaaagagaagtttgAAGAGGCTAGTGAGTCTTCCCAACAAGAGTGGGGTTGGTGTGTGCGACGCTAACGACATACAAGGGCAGGAACCTGAAGTGGATGCGTCAATGGATTAA